A single genomic interval of Falco naumanni isolate bFalNau1 chromosome 11, bFalNau1.pat, whole genome shotgun sequence harbors:
- the TMEM69 gene encoding transmembrane protein 69 isoform X1 → MLGSLTRLEKASMFPLIQRCCFHTPFKLQKLTSPRLLLYGKNKTTWSSLGLQLQRGMCPLSRPPSLNPTSVYATKLQAFHTSLPFFKKKTPKESETKDLGVFKRSMESLKDSPKPALYLSLGGLIPFVSVPLVMAAQGTYYPELVFAQVMYGATTVSFIGGMRWGFALPENSPAKPDWMNLANSTVPAIFACQALLLKDVTEGAVMLIIALGIALHYDVSLLPPYPRWFKVLRVVGTVVMVLSLLATLTLKVILEEQLSNTRPKWQNTK, encoded by the exons ATGCTCGGTTCTTTAACTC GCCTTGAGAAAGCAAGTATGTTTCCTCTCATACAACGATGTTGCTTCCACACACCTTTCAAA CTCCAGAAGTTAACCAGTCCCAGACTACTACTGTATGGAAAGAATAAGACAACTTGGTCTTCTCTtggcctccagctgcagagaggtATGTGTCCTCTCTCAAGACCTCCAAGCCTCAACCCAACATCAGTATATGCAACCAAGCTCCAGGCTTTTCACacctctctccccttcttcaagaagaaaactcCCAAAGAATCTGAGACCAAAGATTTGGGCGTCTTCAAACGAAGTATGGAATCACTCAAGGATTCTCCCAAGCCAGCCCTTTACTTAAGCCTCGGAGGACTAATTCCGTTTGTTTCTGTGCCACTGGTAATGGCCGCCCAAGGGACCTACTACCCCGAGCTGGTGTTTGCTCAGGTTATGTATGGTGCCACAACAGTCTCTTTCATAGGAGGAATGAGGTGGGGGTTTGCTCTCCCAGAAAACAGCCCGGCCAAGCCAGACTGGATGAACCTGGCTAACAGTACAGTTCCTGCAATCTTTGCCTGTCAAGCCTTACTTCTTAAAGATGTAACTGAAGGTGCAGTAATGCTAATAATAGCCTTAGGGATAGCACTACATTATGAcgtttcccttcttcccccataTCCTAGGTGGTTCAAAGTACTGAGGGTAGTGGGAACAGTGGTGATGGTGTTATCACTGTTAGCTACTCTAACACTGAAGGTTATTTTAGAGGAGCAGCTAAGTAACACAAGACCTAAATGGCAgaacacaaaataa
- the TMEM69 gene encoding transmembrane protein 69 isoform X2: MFPLIQRCCFHTPFKLQKLTSPRLLLYGKNKTTWSSLGLQLQRGMCPLSRPPSLNPTSVYATKLQAFHTSLPFFKKKTPKESETKDLGVFKRSMESLKDSPKPALYLSLGGLIPFVSVPLVMAAQGTYYPELVFAQVMYGATTVSFIGGMRWGFALPENSPAKPDWMNLANSTVPAIFACQALLLKDVTEGAVMLIIALGIALHYDVSLLPPYPRWFKVLRVVGTVVMVLSLLATLTLKVILEEQLSNTRPKWQNTK; the protein is encoded by the exons ATGTTTCCTCTCATACAACGATGTTGCTTCCACACACCTTTCAAA CTCCAGAAGTTAACCAGTCCCAGACTACTACTGTATGGAAAGAATAAGACAACTTGGTCTTCTCTtggcctccagctgcagagaggtATGTGTCCTCTCTCAAGACCTCCAAGCCTCAACCCAACATCAGTATATGCAACCAAGCTCCAGGCTTTTCACacctctctccccttcttcaagaagaaaactcCCAAAGAATCTGAGACCAAAGATTTGGGCGTCTTCAAACGAAGTATGGAATCACTCAAGGATTCTCCCAAGCCAGCCCTTTACTTAAGCCTCGGAGGACTAATTCCGTTTGTTTCTGTGCCACTGGTAATGGCCGCCCAAGGGACCTACTACCCCGAGCTGGTGTTTGCTCAGGTTATGTATGGTGCCACAACAGTCTCTTTCATAGGAGGAATGAGGTGGGGGTTTGCTCTCCCAGAAAACAGCCCGGCCAAGCCAGACTGGATGAACCTGGCTAACAGTACAGTTCCTGCAATCTTTGCCTGTCAAGCCTTACTTCTTAAAGATGTAACTGAAGGTGCAGTAATGCTAATAATAGCCTTAGGGATAGCACTACATTATGAcgtttcccttcttcccccataTCCTAGGTGGTTCAAAGTACTGAGGGTAGTGGGAACAGTGGTGATGGTGTTATCACTGTTAGCTACTCTAACACTGAAGGTTATTTTAGAGGAGCAGCTAAGTAACACAAGACCTAAATGGCAgaacacaaaataa